Proteins from a single region of Murdochiella vaginalis:
- the fba gene encoding class II fructose-1,6-bisphosphate aldolase yields the protein MLVSAKEMLIKAAKEHYAVAQININNLEWTKAVLETAEELKSPVILGVSEGAGKYMGGHTTVAAMVRAMDEALGITVPVALHLDHGTYEGAKKCIEAGYTSVMFDGSHFPLEENLEKTTEIVRLAHEHGISVEAEVGTIGGEEDGVVGMGEIADPAECKRLADLGIDFLAAGIGNIHGVYPANWKGLDFDALQHIKEATGDMPLVLHGGTGIPKDMILKAISLGVAKINVNTECQLSFAKATREYIEAGKDQQGKGFDPRKLLAPGTAAIKETVKEKLEMFGSVGKAE from the coding sequence ATGCTGGTATCGGCCAAAGAAATGCTCATCAAGGCGGCGAAAGAACACTACGCTGTCGCACAGATCAACATTAACAATCTGGAATGGACCAAAGCCGTTCTGGAAACCGCGGAGGAGCTCAAGTCGCCCGTCATCTTAGGCGTCTCTGAAGGCGCCGGAAAATACATGGGAGGCCACACCACCGTCGCCGCCATGGTGCGCGCAATGGATGAGGCCCTGGGCATTACCGTGCCCGTCGCGCTGCACTTGGACCACGGCACCTATGAAGGCGCGAAAAAGTGCATCGAAGCCGGCTACACCTCCGTCATGTTCGACGGCTCTCATTTCCCGCTCGAAGAGAATCTGGAAAAAACCACCGAAATCGTGCGTCTGGCGCATGAACACGGCATCTCCGTCGAAGCCGAAGTCGGCACCATCGGTGGCGAGGAAGACGGTGTGGTCGGCATGGGCGAGATCGCGGATCCCGCAGAATGCAAACGCCTGGCGGATCTCGGCATTGACTTTTTAGCCGCCGGCATCGGCAACATCCACGGCGTCTATCCGGCCAACTGGAAGGGCCTCGACTTTGATGCCCTGCAACACATCAAGGAAGCAACCGGCGATATGCCGCTCGTCTTACACGGCGGTACCGGCATTCCCAAGGATATGATTTTGAAAGCCATTTCGCTCGGCGTCGCCAAAATTAACGTCAACACTGAGTGCCAGCTGTCCTTTGCGAAGGCCACGCGCGAATACATCGAAGCCGGCAAGGACCAACAGGGCAAAGGATTCGACCCGCGCAAGCTGTTAGCCCCCGGTACGGCCGCCATCAAAGAAACGGTCAAAGAAAAGCTGGAGATGTTCGGCTCGGTGGGCAAGGCGGAGTAA
- a CDS encoding alanine-zipper protein gives MLWAKHRHRNRAKSRANRAKSRANRAKSRANRAKSRANRAKSRANRASRQRNRK, from the coding sequence CTGCTTTGGGCGAAACACCGGCACCGCAACCGGGCGAAGAGCCGGGCAAACCGGGCGAAGAGCCGGGCAAACCGGGCGAAGAGCCGGGCAAACCGGGCGAAGAGCCGGGCAAACCGGGCGAAGAGCCGGGCAAACCGGGCAAGCCGGCAGAGAAACCGGAAGTAA
- the rpmE gene encoding 50S ribosomal protein L31, translated as MKQGIHPEYYENATVTCACGNTFTTGSTKKELRVDVCSACHPFYTGKQKTAERGGRVERFKKKYNID; from the coding sequence ATGAAACAAGGCATTCACCCGGAGTATTACGAAAACGCGACGGTTACCTGCGCTTGCGGTAACACGTTTACGACCGGTTCGACCAAAAAAGAGCTGCGTGTAGACGTTTGTTCGGCGTGCCATCCGTTTTACACGGGCAAACAGAAGACAGCAGAACGTGGCGGTCGTGTCGAACGCTTTAAGAAGAAATACAACATCGACTAA
- the prmC gene encoding peptide chain release factor N(5)-glutamine methyltransferase yields MKTIAQWAALLPQQEGYLALSYVLDTTPGALRAKSGESLDTAVTERYQEIVRRRLAGEPLQYAIGEWEFYGHLFQVDARALIPRPETERLVEMALQEDLAGKLVADIGTGTGAIALSIALEAHPKPRKLYATDCSADALVLAKENAARLLSSRGGIHAQPASAQPVPNDASASSQNMIEWVLGDGPSALPEAVDVLVSNPPYIDPQEKESLQDELQYEPASALFAGEPGKGGLALYQEWIPLLPARLQSHGVVLMEIGDRQGEAVSSLFRQAGFSAVTVHPDYTGRDRIVRATR; encoded by the coding sequence ATGAAGACCATCGCACAATGGGCGGCGCTGCTGCCACAACAGGAAGGCTACCTGGCGTTATCCTATGTATTGGACACGACGCCGGGTGCGCTGCGCGCAAAAAGCGGCGAAAGCCTGGATACGGCCGTTACCGAGCGCTATCAGGAAATTGTGCGGCGTCGCCTTGCCGGCGAACCGCTGCAATACGCCATCGGAGAATGGGAATTTTATGGGCATCTGTTTCAGGTTGATGCGCGTGCGCTGATTCCGCGTCCCGAAACGGAGCGACTGGTGGAGATGGCTCTGCAAGAGGACCTTGCCGGCAAGCTCGTTGCCGATATCGGCACGGGCACGGGGGCGATTGCCCTCAGCATCGCATTGGAGGCGCACCCGAAGCCGAGGAAACTGTATGCGACCGACTGCTCGGCTGACGCACTTGTCCTGGCAAAGGAAAATGCCGCCCGCCTTCTGTCATCGAGAGGGGGCATCCACGCGCAGCCAGCGTCCGCACAACCTGTACCGAACGATGCGTCGGCATCCTCACAAAACATGATAGAATGGGTGCTGGGCGACGGACCGTCGGCTCTGCCCGAGGCCGTGGACGTGTTGGTGTCCAATCCGCCCTACATTGATCCGCAGGAAAAAGAGAGCCTGCAGGATGAATTGCAGTATGAACCGGCATCGGCTCTGTTTGCCGGGGAACCCGGAAAGGGCGGTCTGGCCCTGTATCAGGAATGGATTCCGCTGTTGCCGGCAAGGCTGCAGTCGCACGGCGTGGTGCTCATGGAAATAGGAGATCGGCAGGGTGAGGCCGTTTCGAGCCTATTTCGACAGGCGGGATTTTCCGCTGTAACGGTGCATCCGGACTACACCGGCCGTGACCGCATCGTGCGCGCGACGCGATAG
- a CDS encoding G5 domain-containing protein produces MKQKRLLLALALSGAVLTACSSNPGFELVDAPRQESSGVEETKEVTELMEQEFAIVTEVDDTVKPGEYRIVQPGERGQSNITYEVSMSGGKEVSRKALSETVVKKPVEAIVKIAPTAKHGEIGAREIIGYSNPTSPHFVKPTTIGATMTDNSLVLRILADGKVEKDNFMVAQSSEKPRTEPSTTEKSRVPDIRIVPAPSRGGKTHTPTPTPPPAKPKPPVIPVLPNASSAPASSEQSSSSSSSQEQSSQQSSSSSSAQTSSDTQAPSSSQSQSKPESSKSSTTEAPPNPNPSGENTSPEEKPAP; encoded by the coding sequence ATGAAACAGAAACGATTACTCCTCGCCTTGGCGCTCAGCGGTGCCGTGCTTACCGCCTGCAGCAGCAATCCCGGCTTTGAGCTTGTGGATGCGCCGCGACAGGAAAGCTCCGGCGTCGAGGAGACCAAAGAGGTTACCGAACTTATGGAACAAGAGTTCGCCATTGTGACCGAAGTGGATGATACCGTAAAGCCGGGCGAATATCGCATCGTACAGCCGGGCGAACGCGGCCAGAGCAATATCACCTATGAGGTTAGCATGTCGGGCGGCAAAGAAGTATCGCGCAAAGCGCTCTCCGAGACCGTGGTCAAGAAGCCTGTCGAAGCGATCGTCAAGATTGCCCCCACGGCCAAACACGGCGAAATCGGCGCGCGCGAAATTATCGGCTACTCCAATCCGACGAGCCCCCATTTCGTAAAACCCACCACCATCGGCGCAACTATGACGGACAACTCCTTGGTGTTGCGCATCTTGGCAGACGGCAAGGTGGAAAAGGACAACTTCATGGTGGCGCAGTCTTCCGAGAAGCCGCGCACAGAACCCTCAACCACGGAAAAGAGCCGCGTGCCCGATATCCGCATCGTCCCGGCACCCTCACGCGGCGGCAAGACCCATACACCGACGCCGACGCCGCCTCCGGCGAAGCCCAAGCCGCCGGTCATTCCGGTTCTTCCGAACGCCTCCTCGGCGCCCGCTTCGTCCGAACAATCGTCATCGAGCTCCTCCTCGCAGGAACAATCGTCGCAACAGAGTAGCTCAAGTTCCTCCGCGCAGACCAGCAGCGATACGCAGGCACCGTCGTCTTCGCAGAGCCAGTCCAAGCCCGAAAGCAGCAAGAGCTCCACAACCGAGGCACCCCCGAATCCGAATCCGTCCGGCGAAAACACCTCGCCCGAAGAAAAGCCCGCCCCATAA
- a CDS encoding FAD-dependent oxidoreductase, producing the protein MTMATTTKQPHPAQHTAENPALPEALAPLFTPWKIGTVEIKNRIVLTSMGGTNLLGWMEKNHFDETGAHFIRTIAENNVGLVLPGCQPVYNPMFGQWLYKNKRMYDDLAKWLPAFHQTGAKLFVQLTAGFGRSFTISPMMETLYTNPVLRFLSKPVMNLDKITASASEAPNRWSDKVPSRAMTVAEIQQMVEAFGKSAKLLKDAGVDGVEVHAVHEGYLLDQFTLKYVNHRTDAYGGSRENRYRFPVDIVREIKRVCGENFPVSLRYSVESKTKGFRQGALPGEEYTEVGRDMEESRWAARYLQDAGYDMLNCDNGTYDAWYWCHPPIYMPENCNLDEVKEIKKAVTIPVVPAGRMDPYVGAKEVAAGTIDGVGFARAFLADPEWVTKILEGRSEEIRPCICCHNACFNMSKWKGTPNMQELQDSLHLARCAVNAETMQWDKHYIKKTDAPKTVHIIGGGVGGMEAARVLKLRGHNPVIYEQTDRLGGVVIPGAAESYKKPMRDLLAWYRQEMERLDIPVHMNQSIAPDHDFGTDPVIVATGGKPISLSRVPGFDRTIEATDFLRALEGRREEEGVAVKKGVGRRVAVIGGSLTGCEIAYELALQGKEPFILEMKEDLIATEGVCLANSSYLREWFALHKVPVYLESTLVEVKEDAVTYKDASGALHEVPCDSVISAVGYRPDPLLDKAHTGAQTYFIGDCAGIGNIKTAVWQAYETAMKI; encoded by the coding sequence ATGACGATGGCTACCACCACAAAACAACCGCACCCTGCTCAACACACTGCGGAAAACCCGGCGCTTCCCGAGGCACTTGCCCCTCTCTTTACTCCGTGGAAAATTGGAACCGTCGAAATCAAAAATCGCATCGTACTCACGTCGATGGGCGGTACCAATCTGCTGGGATGGATGGAAAAGAACCACTTTGACGAAACGGGCGCGCATTTTATCCGGACGATCGCGGAAAACAATGTGGGTCTGGTTCTACCGGGATGCCAGCCGGTGTACAACCCCATGTTCGGCCAGTGGCTGTATAAAAATAAGCGGATGTACGATGATCTGGCCAAATGGCTGCCGGCATTCCATCAAACGGGCGCGAAGCTTTTCGTGCAGCTGACAGCGGGCTTCGGCCGCTCGTTCACGATTTCCCCCATGATGGAAACACTCTATACGAATCCGGTTTTGCGTTTCCTTTCCAAGCCCGTGATGAACCTGGATAAGATTACCGCCTCGGCTTCGGAAGCGCCCAACCGCTGGTCGGACAAAGTGCCATCCCGCGCCATGACGGTCGCAGAAATTCAACAGATGGTGGAGGCGTTCGGCAAGAGCGCGAAGCTGCTTAAGGATGCCGGGGTGGATGGGGTGGAAGTGCATGCCGTCCATGAAGGCTACCTGCTGGATCAGTTCACCTTGAAATACGTCAATCACCGCACGGATGCCTACGGCGGCAGTCGGGAAAATCGCTATCGGTTCCCGGTGGATATTGTCCGGGAGATTAAGCGCGTCTGCGGCGAGAATTTTCCGGTTTCCCTGCGCTATTCCGTCGAATCCAAGACTAAAGGATTTCGTCAGGGAGCTCTTCCCGGGGAAGAATATACCGAGGTCGGTCGGGATATGGAAGAGTCGCGGTGGGCGGCGCGCTACTTGCAGGATGCCGGCTATGACATGCTCAACTGCGACAACGGTACCTACGATGCTTGGTACTGGTGCCATCCGCCGATTTACATGCCGGAAAACTGTAATTTGGATGAGGTCAAGGAAATCAAAAAGGCCGTGACGATTCCCGTCGTTCCGGCCGGGCGCATGGATCCCTACGTGGGCGCGAAGGAAGTGGCCGCCGGCACAATTGACGGGGTCGGTTTTGCGCGTGCGTTTTTGGCGGATCCGGAGTGGGTGACCAAGATCCTGGAAGGACGAAGCGAGGAAATTCGCCCCTGCATTTGCTGCCACAACGCCTGCTTCAACATGAGCAAATGGAAGGGAACGCCGAATATGCAGGAGTTGCAGGATTCGCTCCATTTGGCGCGTTGCGCCGTGAATGCGGAGACCATGCAGTGGGACAAGCATTACATTAAGAAGACGGATGCGCCGAAGACGGTGCATATCATCGGCGGCGGGGTTGGCGGCATGGAGGCGGCTCGCGTGCTCAAGTTGCGCGGTCACAATCCGGTGATCTATGAGCAAACGGATCGTCTCGGCGGTGTCGTGATTCCGGGAGCGGCCGAGTCCTACAAGAAGCCCATGCGCGACCTTTTAGCCTGGTATCGGCAGGAAATGGAGCGTCTGGACATTCCCGTTCATATGAATCAGAGCATTGCGCCCGACCACGACTTCGGTACGGATCCGGTTATTGTTGCGACCGGTGGAAAGCCCATTAGCCTTTCGCGTGTTCCGGGCTTTGACCGCACGATCGAGGCCACCGATTTTCTGCGCGCGCTGGAAGGGCGTCGGGAGGAAGAGGGTGTCGCGGTCAAGAAGGGCGTCGGCCGGCGTGTCGCGGTCATCGGCGGAAGCCTTACCGGCTGTGAAATTGCCTACGAGCTGGCCCTGCAGGGCAAGGAGCCCTTTATTCTGGAAATGAAGGAAGACCTGATTGCGACAGAAGGTGTCTGTCTGGCGAATTCCTCTTACCTGCGCGAATGGTTCGCGCTGCATAAGGTCCCGGTCTATTTGGAATCCACGCTGGTTGAGGTGAAGGAAGACGCGGTTACGTACAAGGATGCCTCCGGCGCGTTGCACGAGGTGCCTTGCGATTCCGTCATTTCTGCCGTTGGGTATCGTCCGGATCCCTTGCTGGACAAGGCTCACACCGGCGCGCAGACGTATTTTATCGGCGATTGCGCTGGCATCGGCAACATCAAAACCGCCGTCTGGCAGGCGTATGAAACGGCGATGAAAATTTAG
- a CDS encoding S1C family serine protease yields MDEQERLEQTEEWNEDARKAQSPHYEEAATRRIVREEIARNYRPKGSAARAVALVLCGALLGAGGGAALVASGNIPLPQQQEQAASATTNGNINISLKEGQTTVENAIAAKTIPSIVGITTIAKSVSNNPFLYGTPQYSESVGSGVIVSADGYILTNAHVVNGGNAKTVRVRLSNGEEAEAKVLWADPTLDLAVIKVEKKNLPAITFGDASKVQVGDKAVAIGNPLGLDLQSTLTSGYISGLNRSITLQDGNIMDGLIQTDAAINGGNSGGALLNAKGELIGINTAKPASADGIGFAIPVSTVKPIVDKIVADGTYTPLYMGINGANTKLVAASGVEGLPTDSGVVVRDVVAGSPAATMGIEPYDIIVAINNEPVESMNTLKTLLLKYKKGDTVDVTYYHGRDKKTGKMTFTDFSPEAIQR; encoded by the coding sequence ATGGACGAACAAGAGCGTTTAGAACAAACGGAAGAATGGAATGAGGATGCTCGGAAGGCACAAAGTCCTCATTATGAAGAAGCTGCGACACGTCGCATCGTGAGGGAAGAGATTGCGCGCAATTACCGGCCCAAGGGAAGCGCGGCGCGTGCCGTTGCGCTGGTGCTCTGCGGCGCCCTTCTCGGTGCGGGCGGCGGCGCGGCGTTGGTGGCATCGGGCAACATTCCTCTGCCGCAGCAACAGGAACAGGCGGCAAGTGCCACGACCAACGGCAATATCAACATATCTTTAAAGGAAGGCCAAACCACCGTGGAAAACGCCATTGCGGCCAAGACCATCCCTTCCATTGTCGGCATCACGACCATTGCGAAAAGCGTCAGCAACAATCCGTTTTTATATGGAACTCCCCAATATTCTGAATCCGTGGGCTCCGGCGTGATCGTTTCTGCGGATGGCTACATTTTAACCAATGCGCATGTCGTCAACGGCGGCAATGCGAAGACGGTACGGGTTCGCCTTTCCAACGGCGAAGAGGCCGAAGCGAAGGTTCTCTGGGCGGATCCCACGCTGGATCTGGCCGTCATCAAGGTGGAAAAGAAAAACTTGCCGGCCATTACGTTCGGCGATGCCTCCAAGGTGCAGGTAGGCGATAAGGCTGTTGCCATCGGCAATCCGCTGGGACTCGACCTGCAATCCACCCTGACATCGGGATACATTTCCGGCCTGAATCGTTCGATTACCCTCCAGGATGGCAATATCATGGATGGCCTAATTCAGACGGATGCCGCCATCAACGGCGGAAACTCGGGCGGTGCCTTGCTCAACGCCAAAGGAGAGCTCATTGGCATCAATACCGCCAAGCCTGCCTCGGCGGACGGCATCGGCTTTGCCATCCCGGTGTCCACCGTCAAACCCATCGTGGACAAAATCGTCGCGGACGGCACCTACACGCCGCTTTACATGGGCATCAACGGAGCCAACACAAAACTGGTGGCGGCAAGCGGCGTCGAAGGGCTGCCCACCGACAGCGGCGTCGTCGTTCGGGATGTCGTTGCCGGCTCGCCTGCAGCGACCATGGGCATTGAACCCTACGACATCATTGTCGCGATCAACAACGAACCCGTGGAATCCATGAACACCTTAAAGACGCTGCTGCTCAAATACAAGAAAGGCGATACCGTAGACGTTACGTATTACCATGGCCGCGACAAGAAAACCGGCAAGATGACCTTCACCGATTTCTCCCCGGAAGCCATACAGCGCTAA
- a CDS encoding YitT family protein — protein MQLLRRFAAWMNISVLDLFLMVLGNLTMAFAIYNIHVPSRITEGGVLGSIVLLNKVFGLDPAILSIVLDFSLYGLGILLLERGFLKKAVFSTLAYAGSWTLFAAIGPVLPSLANAPHLAAIVGGLLLGAGCGLVVTRGGAAGGDDCFALILKKRTSLSLSSAYFISDAVVLGLSFFIYLPAQNLLWSFLTTLISSFVVGQFELRLPKPGTLAMPMKQQADASNMSA, from the coding sequence ATGCAACTGCTACGTCGTTTCGCGGCGTGGATGAACATATCCGTTTTGGATCTTTTTCTGATGGTTTTGGGAAACCTGACCATGGCCTTTGCCATCTATAACATCCATGTTCCGTCCCGCATTACCGAAGGCGGCGTGCTCGGCAGCATTGTTCTGCTGAATAAGGTTTTTGGCCTGGATCCGGCCATTTTGTCCATCGTTTTGGACTTTTCCCTTTACGGGTTGGGCATTCTTCTCTTGGAACGCGGATTCCTGAAAAAAGCTGTATTCTCAACACTTGCCTATGCCGGCTCTTGGACACTTTTTGCTGCAATAGGCCCGGTTTTACCATCCCTTGCGAATGCGCCCCATCTTGCCGCCATCGTCGGCGGATTGCTTCTGGGTGCAGGATGCGGTCTGGTTGTGACCCGCGGTGGCGCTGCCGGTGGGGATGACTGCTTTGCACTGATTCTCAAAAAGCGCACGTCGCTTTCGTTAAGCAGCGCCTACTTCATCAGCGACGCGGTCGTCCTTGGACTATCCTTCTTCATCTACCTGCCGGCACAAAACCTGCTGTGGTCGTTTCTGACGACCCTCATCTCATCGTTTGTGGTCGGGCAATTTGAACTGCGCCTGCCCAAGCCGGGAACTCTTGCCATGCCCATGAAACAGCAGGCCGATGCCTCCAACATGAGCGCGTAA
- the prfA gene encoding peptide chain release factor 1 translates to MFESLEHIQSQLHEMEQQLADPALLADMNAWRKVNRAYVERKPIAKAYQEYKKAIDTAEEDREMLKEVQDADMEAMLKADLAEQEDIAQKKEEELKLLLVPKDPNDYKNVIVEIRAGAGGDEAGLFAGDLYRMYHMYAEKEGYTTEELDRTEQGIGGIKEATFMVKGEGAYSKLKYESGVHRVQRVPETESSGRIHTSTATVAVLPEAEDVDVELNLNDVRVDVYRSSGHGGQCVNTTDSAVRVTHIPTGIVVAIQDEKSQLKNKEKALHLLKTKLYDLELEKQNQEIASARHSQVGSGDRSERIRTYNFPQGRITDHRINRTIYQIHEFLDGDIGEMIEALQTEDQMKKLALVTDDSEQA, encoded by the coding sequence ATGTTTGAAAGTTTAGAACATATTCAAAGCCAATTGCACGAGATGGAACAGCAACTTGCCGACCCGGCGCTGCTCGCCGACATGAATGCCTGGCGCAAAGTCAACCGGGCCTATGTCGAACGCAAGCCCATCGCCAAGGCCTATCAGGAATATAAGAAAGCCATCGATACCGCCGAAGAAGACCGCGAGATGCTGAAAGAAGTGCAGGATGCGGACATGGAAGCGATGTTGAAGGCCGATCTTGCCGAGCAGGAAGACATCGCGCAGAAAAAAGAAGAAGAGCTCAAGCTCTTGCTCGTGCCCAAGGATCCCAACGATTACAAAAACGTCATTGTGGAGATTCGAGCCGGCGCAGGCGGGGACGAGGCCGGACTGTTTGCCGGCGATTTATATCGCATGTACCACATGTATGCTGAGAAAGAAGGGTATACCACCGAAGAGCTCGATCGCACCGAACAGGGCATCGGCGGCATCAAAGAGGCCACCTTCATGGTCAAAGGGGAAGGCGCGTATTCGAAGCTCAAATACGAATCCGGCGTGCATCGCGTACAGCGCGTGCCCGAGACGGAGTCATCCGGACGCATTCATACGTCGACGGCGACCGTCGCGGTCTTACCCGAAGCCGAAGATGTCGATGTGGAGCTGAATCTCAATGATGTGCGCGTGGACGTCTATCGTTCCAGCGGACACGGCGGCCAATGCGTGAATACGACCGACTCTGCCGTGCGCGTCACGCACATCCCGACCGGCATCGTGGTGGCCATCCAGGATGAAAAGAGCCAGCTGAAGAACAAAGAGAAGGCGCTGCACCTTCTGAAGACCAAGCTCTATGACCTGGAACTCGAAAAGCAGAATCAGGAAATCGCCTCGGCAAGGCATTCCCAGGTGGGAAGCGGCGACCGAAGCGAACGCATCCGCACGTATAATTTTCCGCAGGGACGCATCACCGACCATCGCATCAACCGCACGATCTACCAAATTCATGAATTTCTGGATGGCGATATCGGCGAAATGATTGAGGCCCTGCAAACCGAAGACCAGATGAAAAAACTGGCGCTGGTCACGGACGACAGCGAGCAAGCATAG
- a CDS encoding glycogen/starch/alpha-glucan phosphorylase has protein sequence MDKEQFLKQWNESTKRLFCKTIETATSFEKYAALSQTIMDHITDAWMETREKTKTMRNEYYFSAEFLVGRALGNNLLNLGILDEVKAVLKDIGIDFEQLEDEEDDAALGNGGLGRLAACFIDSAASEGYPVQGYGVRYSQGIFEQKFIDGFQREEGDDWTKKGDFWSQRREEEAKLVRFRDETVLAVPYDMPIIGYKNGIVNTLRLWQAEPLESGFDFDRFNNFQYDDALRELNRAEDITRVLYPNDMQRAGKVLRFKQQYFFTSASIQDLLTRYKENFPEDTNFRSFSALHSIQLNDTHPVIAIPELMRLLIDEEELSWDDAYDVATHTFAFTNHTVLQEALEKWSLDIVDEVCPRCLELIKEINQKMISVFRQQGMPEEQINTYRIIHDNVVEMAYLAVWCAVAVNGVAKIHTQILQTETFKQWVAVMPEKFSNKTNGVTPRRWLQYANPELSAFITKKLGSDAWHHDLTLLKGLERYADDPETLTELNAIKAIKKNQLVDYIERTEGITLDPDSIFDIQIKRLHEYKRQLLNILHILHLYNMLKKNPGLDMVPRTFIFGAKAAPGYFRAKAIIKFINEVARMVNADPDTRKKLRVVFVQNYRVSSAEKLFPAADISEQISTAGKEASGTGNMKFMLNATPTLGTYDGANIEIIADAGEENNFRFGATVEELEGIASSYNPLEYYHTKPEIKEVVDYLLDQRLSDHGTYMFLDVYNSLVAPQHGERGDEHYLLYDFESYAEAQKRVDTAYRDRLGWAKKCLMNLANCGEFSSDRTVREYVRDIWKVDTIQ, from the coding sequence ATGGACAAAGAGCAGTTTTTGAAGCAGTGGAACGAAAGCACCAAGCGTCTGTTCTGCAAGACCATTGAAACGGCAACATCCTTTGAAAAATATGCCGCCCTTTCCCAAACCATTATGGATCACATCACCGATGCCTGGATGGAAACGCGGGAAAAGACCAAGACCATGCGTAACGAATACTATTTTTCCGCCGAATTTCTGGTCGGCCGCGCGCTGGGAAACAACCTGCTGAATCTGGGCATTCTCGACGAAGTGAAAGCGGTTCTCAAGGACATCGGCATCGACTTTGAACAGCTCGAAGACGAAGAGGATGACGCCGCTCTCGGAAACGGCGGTTTGGGAAGGCTTGCCGCCTGCTTCATCGACTCCGCTGCCAGCGAAGGCTACCCCGTCCAAGGTTATGGCGTGCGCTACAGCCAAGGCATCTTTGAACAGAAATTCATCGACGGCTTCCAGCGCGAAGAAGGCGACGATTGGACCAAAAAAGGCGATTTCTGGTCGCAACGTCGTGAAGAGGAAGCCAAGCTCGTGCGCTTCCGGGACGAAACCGTGCTCGCCGTGCCCTATGACATGCCCATCATCGGCTACAAAAACGGCATCGTAAACACCCTGCGCCTGTGGCAGGCCGAGCCGCTCGAGTCCGGATTCGACTTCGACCGCTTCAACAACTTTCAATATGACGATGCCCTGCGCGAATTAAACCGTGCCGAAGACATCACCCGCGTGCTCTATCCCAACGACATGCAGCGCGCCGGCAAGGTGTTGCGCTTCAAACAGCAATACTTCTTCACCTCCGCCAGCATCCAAGACCTTCTCACCCGCTATAAAGAGAATTTCCCCGAAGACACTAATTTCCGCTCGTTCTCGGCGCTGCATTCCATTCAATTGAACGACACCCATCCCGTCATCGCCATTCCCGAGCTGATGCGCCTTCTCATCGACGAAGAGGAACTTTCCTGGGACGATGCCTATGATGTTGCGACGCATACGTTTGCGTTCACCAACCATACCGTCTTGCAGGAAGCACTGGAAAAATGGAGCCTCGATATTGTCGACGAGGTCTGCCCGCGCTGCCTGGAGCTCATCAAGGAAATCAACCAGAAGATGATTTCCGTGTTCCGTCAACAGGGCATGCCCGAGGAGCAGATCAACACCTACCGCATCATCCACGACAACGTCGTGGAAATGGCCTATTTGGCGGTTTGGTGTGCTGTCGCGGTCAACGGTGTGGCCAAAATCCATACGCAGATTTTGCAAACCGAAACCTTCAAGCAATGGGTTGCCGTCATGCCGGAAAAATTCAGCAATAAGACCAACGGCGTCACACCCCGTCGGTGGCTGCAATATGCCAATCCCGAGCTGTCCGCCTTTATCACGAAAAAGTTGGGCAGCGACGCCTGGCATCACGACCTCACCCTTTTGAAAGGACTGGAACGCTACGCCGACGATCCCGAAACCCTTACGGAGCTCAACGCCATCAAGGCCATCAAAAAGAACCAGCTGGTGGACTACATTGAACGCACCGAAGGCATTACCTTGGATCCCGACTCGATTTTCGACATCCAGATCAAGCGCCTGCATGAGTACAAGCGCCAGCTGTTGAACATTCTGCACATTCTGCACTTGTACAATATGCTCAAGAAAAATCCCGGTCTGGACATGGTGCCGCGCACGTTTATCTTCGGCGCGAAGGCCGCGCCCGGTTATTTCCGTGCCAAAGCCATTATCAAGTTCATCAACGAAGTCGCCCGGATGGTCAACGCCGACCCGGATACGCGCAAAAAACTGCGCGTCGTCTTCGTCCAGAACTACCGCGTCAGCTCCGCCGAAAAGCTCTTTCCGGCGGCGGACATTTCCGAGCAGATTTCCACGGCCGGAAAAGAAGCCTCCGGCACGGGCAACATGAAATTCATGCTCAACGCCACCCCGACCCTCGGCACGTATGACGGCGCCAACATCGAGATTATTGCGGATGCCGGCGAAGAGAACAATTTCCGCTTCGGCGCCACCGTCGAAGAATTGGAAGGCATTGCTTCCTCATATAATCCGCTCGAGTACTACCATACGAAGCCCGAAATTAAGGAAGTGGTGGACTATCTGTTGGATCAGCGCCTGTCGGACCACGGCACCTATATGTTCCTGGATGTCTATAATTCGCTGGTGGCACCCCAACACGGCGAACGCGGGGACGAACACTATCTGCTCTACGATTTTGAAAGCTATGCCGAAGCCCAAAAGCGCGTCGACACCGCCTATCGCGACCGTCTCGGCTGGGCGAAGAAGTGCCTGATGAACCTCGCCAACTGCGGCGAATTCTCATCCGACCGCACCGTGCGCGAATACGTGCGGGATATATGGAAAGTGGACACCATTCAATAG